The proteins below come from a single Acidobacteriota bacterium genomic window:
- a CDS encoding 2-nitropropane dioxygenase produces the protein MGKYSIICPCCDSTLTVDADTGALIAHEEKKKVLGSFEDLKSDLNKQKELRENIFAQEMSSMKDRERLLEEKFKEALKRAESDPGKPYRNRLDLD, from the coding sequence ATGGGAAAATACTCGATAATTTGCCCCTGCTGTGATTCGACGTTAACGGTTGATGCCGATACCGGAGCGTTGATTGCCCATGAGGAAAAGAAGAAAGTCCTCGGGTCGTTTGAGGATCTGAAGAGCGATCTCAACAAACAGAAAGAACTTCGCGAAAATATCTTCGCTCAGGAGATGTCCTCGATGAAAGATCGCGAGCGACTCTTAGAAGAAAAATTCAAGGAGGCTCTTAAACGAGCAGAATCCGACCCCGGCAAGCCTTATAGAAACCGGCTGGATCTTGATTAA
- a CDS encoding M20/M25/M40 family metallo-hydrolase has product MKTNFLSYILCIAFLLMCVPSAFAQTIDPTERKIVDYIDKNNSAAISMIEKAVNIESPTEDISGVKAVGLLFSREFEALGLTAKWLNLPPEMKRAGHLIAETNGSKGKRLLLLGHLDTVLRGEKYRLDGNTVHGTGIGDMKGGNVILLQALRALHAAGTLKDTRIIVMLTGDEEDSVDPVEVSRGDMISAAKRSDLSLSFEGTVGNTATVGRRGSSSWKLEIEAKTGHSSQIFRESMGNGAIFEASRILNAFRETLGSEKYLTFNPSLILGGTTVDLKDASGSATGKTNVVPAKLVVNGDLRFISEEQKEKARSRMLEIVAKNLPGTSSKITFFDGLPAMTPSEGNYELLKKLDKVSQDLGFGKVDALDPGDRGAGDVAFVSGIIPSLDGIGIGGGRNSHAKGEIAQIDSLLMLTKRAALLIYRLTRP; this is encoded by the coding sequence ATGAAGACCAACTTTTTGTCGTATATCTTATGCATCGCCTTTCTTTTGATGTGTGTCCCGAGTGCTTTCGCCCAAACGATTGATCCAACCGAGAGAAAGATCGTTGACTATATCGACAAAAACAATTCGGCAGCAATATCAATGATCGAAAAGGCTGTGAACATCGAAAGCCCGACCGAAGACATAAGCGGAGTGAAAGCTGTCGGCCTTCTATTTTCAAGAGAATTCGAAGCCCTGGGATTAACCGCCAAATGGCTCAACCTTCCTCCGGAAATGAAACGAGCCGGCCATCTGATAGCCGAAACGAATGGGTCGAAAGGCAAGAGGCTTTTATTACTAGGACATCTTGATACGGTCCTTCGCGGAGAAAAATATCGCCTCGACGGGAACACCGTACACGGCACCGGGATCGGCGACATGAAGGGCGGGAACGTGATACTGCTCCAGGCACTACGTGCATTGCACGCAGCTGGAACACTGAAAGATACTCGAATCATAGTTATGCTGACCGGCGACGAAGAGGATTCGGTTGATCCTGTCGAGGTCAGCCGCGGCGATATGATCAGTGCCGCGAAGCGGAGCGATCTCTCTCTTAGTTTCGAGGGTACGGTCGGAAATACTGCAACTGTGGGAAGACGCGGTTCAAGTTCGTGGAAGCTGGAGATCGAAGCGAAAACGGGGCACTCCAGCCAGATCTTTCGTGAGAGCATGGGAAACGGTGCGATATTTGAGGCGTCGCGAATCCTTAATGCATTTCGCGAGACGCTCGGCAGCGAGAAATATCTCACGTTCAATCCGTCGCTGATCCTTGGCGGCACGACTGTGGATCTAAAAGACGCGTCAGGCTCCGCGACGGGAAAGACAAACGTGGTCCCCGCAAAACTGGTCGTAAATGGCGACCTTCGTTTTATCAGTGAGGAGCAGAAAGAAAAAGCACGGTCGCGCATGCTCGAGATAGTCGCAAAAAACCTGCCCGGGACGAGCTCCAAGATCACGTTCTTTGACGGACTGCCGGCAATGACTCCAAGCGAAGGAAATTATGAACTGCTGAAAAAACTCGACAAGGTAAGTCAAGATCTAGGGTTTGGGAAGGTTGACGCTCTGGATCCGGGAGACCGAGGTGCGGGCGACGTTGCTTTTGTTTCCGGAATCATCCCGAGCCTCGATGGGATCGGTATCGGAGGCGGCCGAAATTCGCACGCAAAAGGCGAGATCGCTCAAATCGATTCTTTGCTAATGCTCACAAAGAGAGCCGCCTTGCTCATATATAGACTAACCCGGCCATAG
- a CDS encoding DUF5615 family PIN-like protein has product MPVVVELRRLGHDVLTAFEDGRANRAIADELVLARSRNLNRVLLTINRTDFRLLHRSGQQHAGIVICTLDIDLPGQASRIDRACSEIDDASGQLIRVNRSA; this is encoded by the coding sequence CTGCCCGTCGTCGTCGAACTTCGCCGACTTGGTCATGACGTTCTAACAGCGTTCGAAGACGGGCGGGCGAATAGAGCGATAGCGGACGAGTTAGTTTTGGCCAGGTCACGAAATCTTAACCGAGTTTTGCTTACGATCAATCGCACAGATTTTAGGCTCCTACATAGATCTGGCCAGCAGCATGCCGGGATAGTGATTTGCACCTTAGATATTGATTTGCCCGGCCAAGCAAGTCGAATCGATCGAGCATGCAGTGAGATAGATGACGCGTCCGGACAACTTATCCGAGTGAACCGCTCGGCTTAG
- a CDS encoding DUF433 domain-containing protein — protein sequence MNTVEALKQTEIAIARLSDADRRRLFRKFARGYDGGIEKKDGVMGGAACIRNTRIPVWLLHQARVLGMSEGDLLKSYPGLTAEDLVNAWDYVNLNLEEIESQIARNESDD from the coding sequence ATGAATACGGTAGAAGCATTGAAGCAAACTGAAATAGCGATAGCTCGTCTTTCGGATGCTGATCGCAGAAGACTGTTCCGGAAATTCGCTCGCGGATATGATGGCGGGATCGAGAAGAAAGACGGTGTAATGGGCGGAGCGGCTTGTATCCGTAATACTCGGATTCCAGTATGGCTCCTTCATCAAGCTCGAGTCTTGGGGATGAGCGAAGGAGATCTATTAAAAAGCTATCCCGGATTGACCGCCGAGGATCTTGTGAATGCGTGGGACTACGTTAACTTGAACCTTGAGGAGATCGAGTCGCAGATCGCGAGAAATGAGAGCGACGACTAA
- the rimO gene encoding 30S ribosomal protein S12 methylthiotransferase RimO codes for MKKVGFVSLGCPKNLVDSEVMMGQLAAAGYEITNNADEADTVVVNTCGFIESAKQESIDTILEATRWKSDGAASRIIVAGCLVERYRDELMKELPEVDAFIGTSQIGEILNAADETFDSRQLTISPIGNKTSTYLYDFDTPRIRATDSHTAFIKIAEGCDRPCAFCSIPGMRGSFRSRRFGSIIEEARNLGKQGVKELVLIAQDSSRYGEDLGEVDALAALIRALGEIDEIEWVRVMYAYPTHISDAFLAAIAETPKAVKYLDMPLQHASRNVLKLMKRGGTRESLEKLIKRVRESVPGITIRTTFITGFPGETSEDFEELMEFVRNCRFDNVGVFTYSDEEGTPAFDLPNKVDPRVAKQRRNRLMKEQAKISRQLNKAKVGGTFKVIFEGLSQESDLLFQGRLEGQTQEIDGYILINDMPDDLQPKVGEIYDVKITEAHDYDLIGMIV; via the coding sequence ATGAAGAAAGTTGGATTTGTCAGTCTCGGATGTCCAAAAAATCTCGTCGATAGCGAGGTAATGATGGGCCAGCTTGCGGCGGCGGGCTACGAGATAACCAATAACGCCGACGAAGCTGACACTGTTGTCGTTAATACGTGCGGTTTTATTGAGTCCGCCAAACAGGAATCGATCGACACCATTCTCGAGGCAACACGATGGAAATCGGACGGAGCTGCTTCTCGCATCATCGTTGCAGGCTGCCTGGTCGAGCGATATCGTGACGAGTTGATGAAAGAGCTTCCTGAGGTTGATGCCTTCATCGGAACCTCGCAGATCGGCGAGATACTTAACGCGGCCGATGAGACGTTTGATTCAAGACAGTTAACGATCTCGCCTATTGGCAATAAAACCTCGACCTACCTCTATGATTTTGACACCCCGCGGATACGAGCGACCGATTCACATACGGCATTCATAAAGATCGCAGAGGGCTGCGATCGCCCGTGTGCTTTCTGTTCGATCCCGGGAATGCGCGGCTCATTCAGATCGCGGCGATTTGGTTCGATCATCGAGGAAGCCCGTAATCTCGGAAAGCAAGGTGTCAAGGAACTTGTTTTGATCGCTCAGGACTCGTCGCGATATGGCGAGGATCTCGGCGAAGTCGATGCTCTCGCCGCTTTAATACGGGCTCTCGGTGAGATCGACGAGATCGAGTGGGTTCGCGTAATGTATGCGTACCCAACCCATATCTCCGACGCGTTTCTTGCAGCTATCGCTGAAACTCCAAAAGCCGTTAAGTATCTCGACATGCCGCTCCAGCATGCATCACGAAATGTACTCAAGCTGATGAAACGGGGCGGAACACGGGAATCGCTCGAAAAGCTGATCAAACGCGTACGCGAAAGCGTTCCGGGAATCACCATCCGTACCACCTTTATTACGGGTTTTCCTGGCGAAACCAGTGAGGATTTTGAGGAGTTGATGGAGTTTGTCAGAAACTGCCGGTTCGATAACGTCGGTGTATTTACCTACTCAGATGAAGAGGGAACACCAGCATTTGATCTGCCTAACAAGGTCGATCCAAGGGTAGCGAAACAACGCCGCAACCGCCTGATGAAGGAACAGGCAAAGATCAGTCGACAGCTTAATAAGGCTAAGGTCGGCGGGACGTTCAAGGTGATTTTTGAAGGCTTGTCACAGGAATCTGATCTGCTTTTTCAAGGCCGTCTTGAGGGGCAGACGCAGGAGATCGACGGTTATATTCTGATTAACGACATGCCGGATGATCTTCAGCCAAAGGTTGGTGAGATCTACGACGTCAAGATCACCGAAGCCCATGATTATGACCTGATCGGTATGATCGTGTGA
- a CDS encoding HAD hydrolase family protein — translation MAINLTESELVGKAKRISLIIMDCDGVLTDGRLFYAASGEELKVFSVRDGQGIVDWHKAGNRSGIISGRNSPIVELRAKELGIEFVYQGRKEKVSALNELILAAGVLREEVAFIGDDTPDSEVFAFVGLAVAVADAHETVKAAAHFTTRQNGGHGAVREVIDLILASKNT, via the coding sequence ATGGCAATAAACCTAACTGAATCGGAACTGGTCGGTAAAGCAAAGCGGATCTCGCTCATTATCATGGACTGCGACGGCGTCTTAACGGACGGCCGTCTTTTTTATGCTGCCTCGGGCGAGGAGCTTAAGGTCTTTAGTGTCCGCGACGGGCAGGGGATCGTCGATTGGCACAAAGCGGGTAACCGGTCGGGCATCATCTCCGGACGAAACTCGCCGATCGTTGAGCTGCGGGCAAAAGAACTCGGTATTGAATTCGTCTATCAGGGACGAAAAGAAAAGGTATCTGCCCTAAATGAATTGATCCTTGCCGCCGGCGTTCTACGCGAAGAAGTAGCATTTATCGGCGATGATACGCCAGATAGTGAGGTTTTCGCTTTTGTCGGGCTTGCCGTCGCGGTCGCCGACGCCCACGAGACCGTAAAGGCTGCCGCCCACTTCACCACTCGGCAGAACGGCGGCCACGGAGCTGTTCGCGAAGTTATCGATCTGATCCTTGCCTCAAAAAATACTTGA
- a CDS encoding DUF3488 domain-containing protein has translation MNFEKFFRLVSYAALFCGFFSLWISGTFGAVITIGFAVIFVVAWLLEDSRWQIGERTGTALIVLALPVFYGLWYTNFLAQPSSSTPWIAGLLARMIVCLTGIKLLQRKSDRDWIFLYLMAFFQVLLAAGLSISGLYLVSFILYLLLMVSAIIAFEIRKTARTVELKIAGKATDKRTQISESKMTMRVRRVPAMSVALIVFIIALAIPMFFMLPRVGGAGFGGNQSGLKTSGFSERVRLGDFGRIVENDSVVMRVKFEDSAAITNNLYFRGVALDSFDNKSWSRSNSGQKVPYPKISRDTIRLNDPTGREPLLVQTVYLEPLDTQVLFALPTAVAVQGAFDILYLDSYGSINHTRTAERITYKVASDRSVPNSDLLRADKQAYSTDVQNYRSLPPVYDLKIADLAIEVTASSKNRYDKALAVESYLQTNYGYTLEQKAGGKEPLSDFLFNVKEGHCEYFATAMAIMLRTQGIATRIVNGFHGGEYNDTSGMTVVRQRHAHAWVEVYFPGEDAWVTFDPTPFSGQPGGGAATGLAGTFGKYVDALEAIWIEYFVAFDDQEQRSLGRSVRSGFIEYQAKFASFVGITTDLAAEWLKEVRGDKGLQASLAAVVYGAVLLIGSVLGIFLVIWVIKKIINLRVWRRLFERFFAKKSNSIVEFYQRLISILEAQGLKRQAFQTPLEFAYAVDLPEVLTITEWYQEVRFGKYDLTREEANEISVLLERLEKRGKAE, from the coding sequence ATGAACTTCGAGAAATTCTTCCGACTGGTCTCATATGCTGCCCTTTTCTGCGGCTTTTTTTCGCTGTGGATCTCGGGAACTTTTGGGGCGGTAATAACCATCGGTTTCGCGGTCATCTTCGTTGTAGCATGGCTGCTTGAGGATTCACGCTGGCAGATCGGTGAGCGTACGGGAACGGCGTTGATAGTCCTTGCTCTGCCAGTGTTTTACGGGCTTTGGTACACCAACTTTCTCGCTCAGCCGAGTAGTTCCACGCCCTGGATCGCCGGGCTTCTTGCCCGGATGATCGTATGCCTGACGGGGATAAAGCTCTTACAGCGAAAGAGCGATCGCGATTGGATCTTTCTGTATCTGATGGCTTTCTTTCAAGTACTCCTCGCCGCCGGGTTGAGTATCAGCGGGCTTTATCTTGTCTCTTTCATTCTATACCTGCTTTTAATGGTCAGCGCGATCATTGCGTTCGAGATCAGAAAAACGGCCAGAACAGTTGAGCTAAAGATCGCCGGAAAAGCAACCGACAAGCGGACTCAGATCTCGGAATCAAAGATGACAATGCGCGTCCGCCGCGTTCCGGCGATGTCTGTGGCTCTCATCGTATTTATCATTGCCCTGGCTATTCCGATGTTCTTCATGCTGCCGCGCGTCGGCGGAGCCGGCTTTGGCGGGAATCAGAGCGGCCTTAAGACCTCAGGATTCTCTGAAAGGGTAAGACTCGGGGACTTTGGCAGGATCGTCGAGAATGACAGCGTAGTGATGCGCGTCAAATTTGAGGATTCAGCAGCGATAACCAACAACCTTTATTTTCGGGGCGTAGCGCTTGATTCATTCGACAACAAAAGCTGGAGCCGGTCGAACTCCGGGCAAAAGGTACCGTATCCCAAGATCAGCCGCGACACGATACGTCTGAATGACCCAACCGGACGCGAGCCGCTACTCGTTCAGACGGTCTATCTGGAACCTCTCGACACGCAGGTGCTGTTTGCCTTGCCGACCGCAGTAGCGGTTCAGGGAGCGTTCGACATACTGTATCTAGATAGTTACGGCTCGATCAATCACACCAGAACGGCTGAACGAATCACTTACAAGGTTGCATCGGATCGGAGTGTTCCAAATTCTGATCTGCTTCGTGCTGACAAACAGGCATATTCGACGGATGTGCAGAATTACAGGTCGCTTCCGCCTGTCTATGATCTGAAGATCGCAGATCTCGCGATTGAAGTTACCGCCTCGAGTAAAAATAGATACGATAAGGCTCTGGCGGTAGAATCCTACCTGCAAACGAACTATGGCTATACTCTCGAGCAAAAAGCCGGTGGTAAGGAGCCGCTTTCCGACTTTTTGTTCAACGTTAAGGAAGGCCATTGTGAGTATTTCGCTACCGCGATGGCGATAATGCTGCGGACTCAGGGAATAGCGACCCGGATCGTCAATGGCTTTCACGGCGGGGAATATAACGATACTTCCGGGATGACGGTCGTTCGGCAGCGGCACGCTCATGCATGGGTCGAGGTCTATTTTCCCGGGGAAGATGCGTGGGTGACCTTCGATCCGACGCCATTTTCCGGGCAGCCGGGCGGCGGGGCGGCAACCGGTTTAGCGGGAACCTTCGGAAAATATGTCGATGCGCTCGAGGCGATCTGGATCGAGTATTTTGTTGCATTCGATGATCAGGAACAGCGTTCACTCGGGCGTTCGGTTCGCAGCGGATTTATTGAATATCAGGCAAAATTCGCATCATTTGTCGGGATTACGACAGATCTGGCGGCCGAATGGTTGAAAGAAGTTCGGGGCGATAAGGGTTTACAGGCGAGCCTGGCAGCCGTCGTTTATGGAGCAGTTCTATTGATCGGCTCCGTCCTGGGAATCTTTTTAGTTATTTGGGTCATCAAAAAGATCATCAACTTGAGGGTGTGGAGACGTTTATTCGAACGGTTCTTCGCAAAGAAGAGTAATTCGATCGTTGAGTTCTATCAAAGGCTGATCTCGATCCTAGAGGCTCAAGGATTAAAAAGGCAGGCGTTTCAAACGCCGCTCGAGTTTGCTTATGCCGTCGATCTGCCCGAAGTGCTTACGATAACGGAGTGGTATCAGGAGGTCCGGTTCGGGAAGTACGATCTTACGCGAGAGGAAGCAAATGAGATCAGTGTTTTGCTGGAACGGTTAGAAAAAAGGGGGAAAGCAGAATGA
- a CDS encoding GNAT family N-acetyltransferase, protein MKVEPVLLQGEFVRLEPMRVDHLPALCKVGLDPSLWELTANIVNDASDLERYVRSALADQMLGKAIPFVTIERESGTVVGSTRFGNIDTANRKTEIGWTWINPKWQRTAINTEAKLLMLTHAFEVWKCIRVEFKTDVKNERSRNAMKRIGCVEEGVLRNHMITENGRFRDSIYFSIVDSEWPKVKEYLMSKLAVPA, encoded by the coding sequence ATGAAAGTTGAACCGGTTCTTCTACAGGGTGAATTTGTACGGCTCGAACCTATGCGGGTCGATCACCTTCCCGCGCTGTGCAAGGTCGGCCTCGATCCTTCGTTGTGGGAACTGACAGCCAATATTGTAAACGACGCCAGCGACCTCGAACGTTATGTTCGATCTGCCCTAGCTGATCAGATGCTCGGAAAAGCGATCCCTTTTGTAACTATTGAGCGAGAGTCGGGAACAGTTGTCGGCTCGACGCGTTTTGGCAACATCGACACCGCAAATCGCAAGACAGAGATCGGATGGACTTGGATCAATCCAAAATGGCAAAGAACAGCGATCAACACCGAGGCCAAACTTCTAATGCTCACGCACGCATTTGAAGTGTGGAAGTGCATTCGCGTTGAATTCAAAACCGATGTGAAGAACGAACGTTCTAGAAATGCGATGAAACGCATCGGTTGCGTCGAGGAAGGTGTTCTGAGAAATCACATGATCACCGAAAATGGGCGTTTTCGCGACTCGATCTATTTTAGTATCGTTGATTCGGAATGGCCGAAAGTGAAAGAATACCTTATGTCTAAGCTGGCGGTGCCTGCGTAA
- the pyrF gene encoding orotidine-5'-phosphate decarboxylase: MTANPWESTPPVLAPKDRIIVALDVDGADAASEIVSELDGKVGAFKIGLQLFLAAGPAFVQKMTEAGTKIFLDLKFYDIPNTVAKTSIEAAKMGVWMFNVHASGGREMMVRTKADVADACAQANIPMPLIIAVTVLTSSDQQTLNEIGVERPVEDQVAALAKLTYESGLDGVVASPQEVSAIRRTVVNPEFLTVTPGIRPISATLDDQKRVTTFGQALANGSDYVVIGRPITKAKDRFAAVDDILSEVGH; encoded by the coding sequence ATGACAGCCAATCCCTGGGAAAGTACGCCGCCCGTCCTTGCACCAAAGGATAGGATAATTGTAGCCCTGGACGTCGATGGGGCGGACGCGGCAAGTGAGATCGTTAGTGAACTCGACGGAAAGGTTGGGGCGTTCAAGATCGGGTTGCAGTTGTTTCTGGCGGCTGGGCCAGCGTTTGTACAGAAAATGACCGAGGCCGGAACGAAGATCTTTCTTGATCTCAAGTTCTACGACATCCCGAATACGGTCGCCAAAACATCAATTGAAGCTGCAAAAATGGGCGTTTGGATGTTTAATGTTCATGCGTCTGGCGGCAGGGAAATGATGGTAAGGACGAAAGCTGACGTTGCGGATGCGTGCGCGCAGGCGAACATTCCGATGCCGTTGATCATCGCAGTTACTGTGCTTACGAGTTCAGATCAGCAAACGCTAAATGAGATCGGTGTCGAGCGGCCGGTCGAAGATCAGGTTGCAGCCCTGGCAAAGTTGACTTATGAATCGGGACTCGACGGGGTTGTGGCTTCGCCGCAGGAAGTCTCCGCGATCCGGCGAACGGTCGTAAATCCAGAGTTTTTAACAGTTACGCCGGGAATTCGGCCGATTTCTGCAACCCTGGACGATCAGAAGCGTGTAACTACATTTGGGCAGGCTCTGGCCAATGGGTCAGACTATGTCGTCATTGGACGGCCCATCACCAAAGCAAAGGACCGCTTCGCCGCTGTCGATGACATTCTTAGTGAGGTCGGGCATTGA
- a CDS encoding DUF3108 domain-containing protein: protein MPLLLVGLALFLGPRTSAQTVEATSSIFRIGEKLRYTISFGKISNAGYAETNVISRGKINGKDAVEIRGRVKTVDIVSAAFFLFDESRTTFAAPDTGLPHYVTSSSLDSVMPKETIRNYIKQPTSNYDLLTLVYKARESSGIGSFPLSEGDQMYTVSLQGSAAEKVKTEAGVFDTTVSNVTSEYLTVSGIKDLKINFSSDEFRLPVLIRFKTAKGEFRAALAAISLPEPEPPPPSPTPTPVSLPDVATPPPATPRPTVTPLPYVENVPLTPDLGFELGEVLDYRVSSEGKPLGVLTLNARERKLFDKRDSLLLTATISGVEQGNAQLRLGDAALVQVDPETLSPFRSESKFASPFLGLNQTLVFDAKSGFVTFAAKQSVDAPIGTQSFLSLIYAMRSFNLKPSKDLSNPVNDTRVAVFWETRSYVFTLRPSNSEEIKINGEPVSAQLIKINTGNKELDALNIKVWLRTDDRVPVRFSAGTYQADLILAGKNLP from the coding sequence TTGCCGCTATTGCTTGTCGGCCTTGCGCTGTTCTTGGGCCCGCGGACTTCGGCACAGACGGTTGAGGCCACTTCGTCGATATTTAGAATCGGCGAGAAGCTGCGCTATACGATCTCTTTTGGAAAGATCTCAAACGCTGGTTACGCTGAGACAAATGTCATTTCGCGTGGAAAAATAAACGGGAAAGATGCTGTCGAGATCCGCGGCAGGGTCAAGACTGTAGATATTGTTTCTGCTGCATTCTTTCTTTTTGACGAAAGCCGCACAACCTTCGCGGCTCCGGACACAGGGCTTCCGCACTATGTAACATCGAGTAGTCTTGATTCGGTCATGCCGAAAGAGACGATCCGTAACTACATTAAGCAGCCGACATCCAATTATGACCTGCTGACCCTGGTCTATAAGGCCCGCGAGTCAAGCGGTATCGGTTCATTCCCGCTGTCCGAAGGAGACCAGATGTATACCGTCAGCCTGCAAGGCTCGGCAGCCGAAAAGGTAAAGACCGAGGCGGGTGTTTTCGATACGACGGTTTCCAATGTAACGAGCGAGTATCTTACCGTCAGCGGCATCAAAGATCTGAAGATCAATTTTTCAAGCGACGAGTTTCGCTTGCCTGTTCTGATAAGGTTTAAGACTGCGAAAGGTGAATTTAGGGCCGCTCTTGCAGCCATATCGCTCCCCGAGCCTGAGCCTCCGCCTCCAAGCCCGACGCCGACTCCGGTTTCCTTGCCGGACGTTGCAACCCCCCCCCCTGCGACGCCGAGACCGACAGTGACGCCGCTTCCTTATGTTGAAAACGTGCCGCTTACTCCGGACCTTGGTTTTGAACTTGGAGAGGTGCTTGATTATCGAGTTTCTTCCGAAGGCAAGCCTTTGGGCGTTCTCACGCTGAATGCTCGTGAAAGAAAGTTGTTCGATAAGCGTGACAGTCTGCTTCTGACAGCAACCATATCCGGCGTCGAACAGGGAAACGCCCAGCTCCGCCTGGGCGATGCGGCTCTGGTTCAGGTTGATCCCGAAACTTTGTCGCCGTTTCGCAGCGAGTCAAAATTTGCATCTCCGTTTCTTGGACTTAATCAGACCCTTGTTTTTGATGCTAAGTCCGGATTTGTTACCTTTGCTGCGAAACAGTCGGTTGATGCTCCGATCGGAACGCAGAGTTTTCTATCGCTGATCTATGCAATGCGCTCCTTTAACCTGAAGCCGAGCAAGGATCTGTCCAATCCCGTCAACGATACCCGTGTTGCGGTTTTCTGGGAAACACGGTCGTACGTGTTCACGCTTCGACCCTCGAATTCAGAGGAGATCAAGATAAATGGCGAGCCCGTTTCCGCTCAATTGATCAAGATAAACACCGGCAACAAAGAACTCGACGCCCTCAATATCAAAGTCTGGCTGCGAACTGATGACCGTGTCCCCGTAAGATTCTCTGCCGGGACTTACCAGGCAGACCTGATCCTGGCTGGAAAAAATCTTCCGTAA
- the glnA gene encoding type I glutamate--ammonia ligase, whose amino-acid sequence MNAKNVLGYAADQEARFVSVRFTDLIGSWHHLTFPISQLSEDSFEDGFGFDASSLRGWAAIHESDMLLVPDPSRFWIDPFTEDTTLCLIANAVDPITKEGYWLDPRSVAQRAESYLKFTGIADTINVGPEAEFFIFDEANYHNNQHSAGFYVNSEEGHWNSGRSGSLENPNNGYHIRPKEGYVPVAPLDTLIDIRNTISSILDEVGINVECHHHEVATAGQCEIDFKFSNLLHTADNLMLFKYVVKNTAHAAGKSATFMPKPIYGDNGSGMHCHQSLWKDGSPLFAGDQYAGLSEIAKFYIGGLLKHAPALVGFAAPTTNSYKRLVPGFEAPVNLAYSARNRSAAVRIPMFSSSPKAKRLEFRPPDPSCNPYLTFAALLMAGLDGIQNRIDPGEPLDKDIYDLPPEELANVPSLPGSLDEALDALENDHEFLLKGDVFTESMVERWITYKRDNEITPLRLRPHPLEFSMYYDI is encoded by the coding sequence ATGAACGCAAAAAATGTATTAGGTTATGCTGCCGATCAAGAGGCAAGGTTCGTATCTGTTCGATTTACAGACCTTATTGGTTCTTGGCACCATCTGACCTTTCCGATCTCGCAGTTATCGGAAGACAGTTTTGAGGATGGTTTTGGTTTTGATGCATCGAGTCTTCGGGGTTGGGCAGCGATCCATGAATCGGACATGCTTCTCGTTCCGGATCCCTCGCGATTTTGGATCGATCCATTTACCGAAGACACAACTCTCTGCTTGATCGCGAATGCCGTCGATCCGATCACGAAAGAAGGCTATTGGCTCGATCCGCGCTCGGTTGCTCAGCGTGCGGAAAGCTACTTAAAGTTTACCGGTATTGCTGACACGATCAACGTTGGCCCGGAAGCGGAGTTTTTCATCTTCGACGAAGCTAATTACCACAATAACCAACACTCTGCCGGATTTTATGTCAATTCGGAAGAAGGCCACTGGAACTCGGGCCGTTCAGGTTCACTCGAAAATCCCAACAACGGGTATCACATTCGGCCTAAAGAGGGTTATGTGCCGGTCGCTCCGCTCGACACGCTAATAGATATTCGAAACACGATATCGTCGATCCTCGACGAGGTCGGTATCAACGTCGAATGTCATCACCATGAAGTCGCCACTGCGGGACAGTGCGAGATCGATTTCAAATTCTCAAACCTCTTGCATACCGCCGACAACTTGATGCTCTTCAAATATGTTGTCAAAAACACGGCTCACGCAGCCGGCAAATCGGCGACCTTCATGCCGAAACCGATATATGGCGATAACGGTTCAGGTATGCATTGCCATCAGTCACTTTGGAAAGACGGCAGCCCTTTGTTTGCGGGTGATCAGTATGCAGGTCTTTCCGAGATCGCGAAGTTCTACATCGGCGGCTTGCTCAAGCATGCACCTGCCCTCGTAGGCTTTGCGGCTCCGACGACGAACAGCTACAAACGCCTCGTTCCGGGCTTTGAAGCTCCGGTCAATCTTGCTTATTCAGCTCGTAACCGTTCGGCGGCGGTTAGAATTCCTATGTTTTCGTCCTCACCGAAGGCTAAACGCCTTGAGTTCCGTCCGCCGGATCCATCGTGCAATCCGTACCTGACCTTTGCTGCACTTCTCATGGCGGGTCTTGATGGTATCCAAAACCGCATCGATCCGGGCGAACCGCTCGACAAGGATATTTACGATCTTCCGCCGGAAGAATTGGCGAATGTTCCATCGCTGCCGGGCAGCCTTGACGAAGCCTTGGATGCTTTGGAAAATGATCACGAATTCCTGCTCAAGGGCGATGTCTTCACTGAATCGATGGTCGAACGCTGGATAACCTACAAGCGCGATAACGAGATCACGCCGCTTCGTCTGCGTCCGCATCCGCTCGAATTCAGTATGTATTACGACATCTAA